In the genome of Chryseobacterium arthrosphaerae, one region contains:
- a CDS encoding succinate dehydrogenase/fumarate reductase iron-sulfur subunit produces the protein MNLHLKIWRQKDRKSEGKLVSYDLTDLNPHMSFLEMLDSLNEKLITEGDEPVEFDHDCREGICGQCGMMINGIAHGPLKNTTTCQLHLRSFKDGETILIEPFRAEAFPVKKDLKVDRSAFDRIISSGGFVSVNTGQAPDATAIPVTHQTAEEAFDSAACIGCGACVATCKNGSAALFTSAKITHMALLPQGKEERSKRVLDMVAQMDSELFGHCSNTEACEVECPQGISVLNIARMNYEYNRALFFKKK, from the coding sequence ATGAATTTACATCTTAAGATATGGAGACAGAAAGACAGAAAAAGTGAAGGAAAACTGGTCAGCTACGACCTTACAGACCTGAATCCTCATATGTCTTTCCTGGAAATGCTGGATAGTCTGAATGAAAAACTGATCACCGAAGGCGATGAACCCGTAGAATTTGATCATGACTGCCGTGAAGGAATCTGTGGACAATGCGGAATGATGATCAACGGCATTGCTCATGGCCCTTTAAAGAATACAACCACCTGTCAGTTGCACCTAAGGTCTTTTAAAGATGGTGAAACGATTCTGATAGAACCTTTCCGGGCAGAAGCATTCCCGGTAAAAAAAGACCTTAAAGTAGACAGATCTGCCTTCGACAGAATCATCTCTTCGGGAGGTTTCGTTTCTGTGAATACCGGGCAGGCACCTGATGCTACAGCTATCCCTGTTACCCATCAAACGGCTGAAGAAGCTTTCGATTCTGCAGCATGTATCGGATGCGGGGCCTGTGTGGCTACCTGTAAAAACGGAAGTGCAGCCTTATTTACTTCTGCAAAGATCACGCATATGGCACTCCTGCCACAAGGGAAGGAGGAAAGAAGCAAACGTGTGCTGGATATGGTTGCCCAGATGGATAGCGAACTTTTCGGTCACTGCTCCAATACGGAAGCCTGCGAAGTGGAATGCCCACAGGGTATTTCTGTTCTGAATATTGCGCGGATGAATTATGAATACAACAGAGCGTTGTTTTTCAAAAAGAAATAA
- a CDS encoding cyclase family protein: MKTTIVDLTKPIQYNAGDPWFMRVKIKHKPHRKSHWLIRLALNLPFRLFPKNWTGWADDTIKNMGLHATTHIDAPWHYGPVVEGEPAKTIDQIPLEWCYGDGIVIDCTHKEDFVAITIDDLKKDLDKNGITIQEGNIVLIRTDRDKLMGTSDFVEKGTGMSKEATEWLIDQGVKVMGIDQWGWDLPLKYMAKKARELNDPEYFWEGHRIGIEKEYLHIEQLTNLGALPPSGFKICVFPLKIVGGSAAPARVVAIMNG, translated from the coding sequence ATGAAAACAACAATTGTCGATCTTACAAAACCCATTCAGTACAATGCAGGAGACCCCTGGTTCATGAGAGTAAAGATCAAACATAAACCTCACAGAAAATCACATTGGCTGATCCGGCTTGCCCTGAACCTTCCCTTCAGACTTTTTCCCAAAAACTGGACAGGCTGGGCAGATGACACAATTAAAAATATGGGCCTTCATGCTACCACTCACATTGATGCTCCATGGCATTACGGGCCGGTAGTAGAGGGAGAACCTGCCAAAACGATAGACCAGATTCCGCTGGAGTGGTGCTATGGAGATGGTATTGTGATCGACTGTACCCATAAGGAAGACTTTGTTGCCATCACTATAGATGATCTGAAGAAAGATCTGGATAAAAACGGAATCACCATACAGGAAGGAAATATTGTACTGATCAGAACCGATCGCGACAAACTGATGGGAACTTCAGATTTTGTAGAAAAAGGAACAGGAATGAGTAAAGAAGCTACAGAATGGCTCATCGATCAGGGCGTAAAAGTAATGGGAATTGATCAATGGGGTTGGGATCTTCCTTTGAAATATATGGCCAAAAAAGCCAGAGAGCTCAACGATCCCGAATATTTCTGGGAAGGCCACCGTATAGGAATTGAAAAAGAATATTTACACATCGAGCAACTGACCAATCTCGGTGCATTACCGCCTTCAGGATTCAAAATCTGTGTATTTCCCCTGAAAATTGTGGGCGGCTCCGCAGCTCCGGCAAGGGTTGTGGCCATCATGAACGGGTAA
- a CDS encoding GLPGLI family protein, with protein MFYNKKLLQLLTLFFSVLFFSQLHKKDTLRGEFTYLLKAKLNTLTPDYTHEEFFSLQIGDQRAFFVSIQSLKRDSVFQALPIKTLENGAKLLSSKGVSIPKTKFSFTIIQSNENIQYFNLVGMSILTYKEPIIKDWKLSSDTKIINTINCKKAEVTFKGRNWIAWYSPEIPLPYGPYKFSGLPGLIVKITDDKEEYDFELVNSINASKLKGKLIKINENRYNKAIETTQAKFEKALKDANANLIGILQSSETTIIKGQEMIRQRQKEREENRKYENPIELE; from the coding sequence ATGTTTTACAATAAAAAACTACTTCAATTATTAACCTTATTTTTTAGTGTTTTATTTTTTTCTCAATTACATAAAAAAGATACTCTGAGGGGGGAGTTTACCTATTTATTAAAAGCTAAATTAAATACATTAACTCCTGATTATACACATGAAGAATTTTTTTCATTACAGATAGGCGATCAACGTGCTTTTTTTGTGAGTATTCAATCACTGAAAAGAGATTCCGTATTCCAAGCACTTCCAATAAAAACTTTGGAAAATGGAGCAAAACTGTTAAGCTCGAAAGGAGTATCCATCCCAAAAACAAAATTTTCCTTTACCATAATACAATCAAATGAAAATATACAGTATTTTAACTTAGTTGGAATGTCCATACTCACCTATAAAGAACCGATCATTAAAGATTGGAAACTGAGTAGCGACACAAAAATAATAAACACAATTAATTGTAAAAAAGCAGAAGTTACCTTTAAGGGACGAAATTGGATCGCCTGGTATTCTCCCGAAATTCCTTTACCCTATGGGCCATATAAATTTAGCGGGTTGCCTGGATTGATTGTTAAAATAACGGATGATAAAGAAGAGTATGATTTTGAGCTTGTAAACTCTATAAATGCATCTAAATTAAAAGGTAAATTAATTAAGATAAACGAAAACCGATATAATAAAGCTATTGAAACAACTCAAGCGAAATTTGAAAAAGCGTTAAAAGATGCTAATGCAAATTTAATTGGTATCCTTCAAAGTTCTGAAACCACTATTATAAAAGGTCAGGAAATGATAAGGCAAAGACAAAAAGAAAGAGAAGAAAATAGAAAATATGAAAACCCGATAGAGTTAGAATAA
- a CDS encoding bacteriocin-like protein — translation MKKIKKMTREDLKTVKGGTKQVWIAEFCGQTATTTQDWTPQQANQWLANLEANYCN, via the coding sequence ATGAAAAAAATTAAAAAAATGACTCGTGAAGACCTTAAAACTGTAAAAGGAGGAACTAAACAAGTTTGGATTGCAGAATTTTGTGGTCAGACTGCTACTACAACCCAAGATTGGACTCCTCAACAAGCTAATCAGTGGCTTGCTAATCTTGAAGCAAATTATTGTAATTAA